A window from Sphingobacterium hotanense encodes these proteins:
- a CDS encoding alcohol dehydrogenase catalytic domain-containing protein, translating to MKITCRAAITDGKGQYFIDNIQVAEPAPDEVLVKIKASGVCHTDYDSLNWDQPLVLGHEGAGIVYQVGSHVSHVKPDDPVLLNWAIPCMTCFQCKLENYHICEQNSPVTGQGHASNLGHAHATGCLWKGESIARSFHLGTLSEYTLVKAAAVTKIKTATLPYECAAIIGCGVMTGYGSVVNAAKVEAGCCVVVLGTGGVGLSVIQAAKIAKAGMIIGIDVNPRRLEMAKQFGATHCLLADAQDQGLLQMAQQVKQLCGGRGADYAFECTARPELGAAPLAMIRNAGTAIQVSGIEQEIPFNMNLFEWDKLYLNPLYGKCNPHRDFDRIIQHYQHGELLLDEMISARYSLENLPLAFDDMLKGKNAKGVILFK from the coding sequence ATGAAAATAACGTGCAGAGCAGCGATCACCGACGGAAAAGGCCAATACTTTATTGACAACATTCAGGTGGCTGAACCCGCCCCGGATGAGGTACTCGTTAAAATCAAGGCTTCGGGGGTCTGTCATACGGATTATGACTCGCTCAATTGGGACCAACCCTTAGTATTAGGCCATGAAGGTGCTGGCATCGTTTATCAAGTCGGTTCCCATGTTAGCCACGTGAAACCCGATGATCCGGTTTTGCTAAATTGGGCAATCCCCTGCATGACCTGTTTTCAGTGTAAGTTGGAGAACTATCATATCTGCGAACAGAATTCACCTGTCACCGGGCAAGGGCATGCCAGTAATTTAGGACATGCACATGCAACTGGCTGCCTGTGGAAGGGCGAATCTATAGCGCGATCCTTCCACTTAGGAACACTTTCGGAATATACGCTAGTCAAAGCCGCAGCCGTGACGAAAATAAAGACCGCAACACTTCCCTATGAATGTGCTGCAATTATAGGTTGTGGGGTTATGACAGGTTATGGCTCGGTAGTCAATGCTGCTAAAGTCGAAGCTGGATGTTGTGTCGTTGTTTTGGGGACCGGCGGCGTAGGTTTGAGCGTTATCCAAGCTGCCAAAATCGCTAAGGCAGGAATGATCATCGGAATTGACGTCAATCCAAGACGATTGGAAATGGCGAAGCAATTTGGGGCCACCCACTGTCTACTGGCCGACGCTCAGGATCAAGGCTTATTACAGATGGCTCAACAGGTGAAGCAATTGTGCGGTGGCAGGGGCGCAGATTATGCTTTTGAATGTACCGCTCGCCCCGAACTCGGTGCCGCACCGCTTGCGATGATCAGAAATGCAGGAACTGCCATACAAGTCAGTGGAATCGAGCAGGAAATACCGTTCAATATGAACCTATTCGAATGGGACAAACTATACCTGAATCCGCTGTATGGCAAATGCAACCCGCATAGGGACTTCGATCGTATCATCCAACATTATCAGCATGGCGAATTGCTATTGGATGAAATGATTTCCGCACGTTATAGCTTAGAGAATTTGCCTTTAGCCTTTGATGATATGCTGAAGGGCAAAAATGCGAAGGGCGTTATTCTATTTAAATAA
- a CDS encoding DUF4302 domain-containing protein — translation MKKILIYIVGLFLLAGCEKEKVDLTFGEKPEERMSQRLNELRGMLTSAENGWKAHLTTGAKGGYGFYFNFEDAKNVKMLSDLTAATSTSANTSTYRVIWAMNASLVFDTFNYLTMLQEPSGNYGGTAPNGYQSDIEFEYVKNSGDSIYMRGKRYKQPLILTKATAAEKVAYNDGSYKTSIDKTTAVYQSYSNPYIEVDLAGVKTRIALTLSNTSKTIDFGSVDASNKAIINTSKFAFNLTGFDILSGGLHRDVLFTRGEVEGNNLSVYDSNGTKYPVMSTNMPILPIDVMFNYSGAFNGMAINGLTLPPGINSSFNATWTALTNFHASNNMRTVSLTFKLTSARVATLDVRFTNGSTVYSASADYNYTLVDGTLTLTSPISTNGNWNNGWVSLAVRNYFDKGVFKLTYLTSSDPNAGTIGGLIKSNDETAIFYGKLGRY, via the coding sequence ATGAAAAAGATATTAATATATATAGTTGGCCTTTTCTTATTAGCTGGTTGTGAAAAAGAAAAGGTAGATCTTACGTTCGGCGAAAAGCCCGAAGAACGCATGAGCCAGCGCTTGAATGAGCTTCGTGGAATGTTAACCTCAGCGGAAAATGGATGGAAAGCACATCTAACAACAGGTGCTAAAGGAGGGTATGGATTCTATTTTAATTTTGAAGATGCGAAAAATGTAAAAATGCTTAGCGATCTTACCGCTGCAACTTCTACATCTGCGAATACATCAACATATCGTGTAATTTGGGCAATGAATGCATCTTTAGTTTTTGATACGTTCAATTATTTAACGATGCTTCAGGAACCTTCTGGAAATTACGGAGGAACAGCACCGAACGGATATCAAAGTGATATTGAATTTGAATACGTGAAAAACTCTGGCGATTCTATCTACATGCGCGGGAAGAGGTATAAGCAACCCCTGATATTAACTAAAGCAACCGCGGCAGAAAAGGTTGCTTACAACGATGGATCTTATAAGACATCTATAGATAAAACAACTGCTGTTTACCAATCTTATAGCAACCCTTATATCGAAGTGGATCTTGCCGGCGTTAAAACAAGAATTGCATTGACTTTGTCAAACACATCAAAGACAATTGATTTCGGATCTGTTGATGCTAGTAATAAAGCGATCATTAACACGTCTAAATTTGCATTCAATCTAACAGGCTTCGATATTTTAAGTGGCGGATTGCATAGAGATGTATTATTTACTAGAGGAGAAGTTGAGGGCAATAATCTCTCTGTGTATGACTCCAACGGTACGAAATATCCTGTAATGAGCACTAATATGCCAATCTTGCCGATTGATGTCATGTTCAATTATTCAGGCGCTTTCAACGGAATGGCAATCAATGGTTTAACTTTGCCTCCGGGAATCAATTCTAGCTTTAATGCTACTTGGACAGCGCTTACAAATTTCCATGCTTCGAATAATATGAGAACCGTGTCGCTTACATTTAAATTGACCAGTGCCCGCGTTGCAACTTTGGATGTTCGTTTCACAAATGGCTCAACGGTTTATTCTGCGTCTGCAGACTATAACTATACTTTGGTGGATGGAACACTAACCCTAACCAGCCCAATCTCTACAAATGGAAACTGGAATAATGGATGGGTATCATTGGCAGTGAGAAATTATTTTGACAAAGGAGTCTTTAAATTGACTTATTTGACTAGCTCGGATCCTAACGCAGGAACTATCGGCGGATTAATCAAGTCTAATGACGAGACAGCGATCTTCTACGGAAAGTTAGGAAGATACTAA
- a CDS encoding LacI family DNA-binding transcriptional regulator, protein MAKIDIIQLAKVLNLSKSTVSRAFRDSSDINPKTKERILKVAKELNYQPNHYASNLREQKSKTIAIVLPELANNYFTQIIQGAEKEAKKHGYHILIFVTDDDIAKERDFIRSLASGRVDGVIMSASGESTDHSYLESINYEHLPIVLFDRIYDDIDLPKIVTDDYHSSFMATEHLIQNGCQRIAYLVINKELSIGKTRMQGYEDALKKYKIPMRKRLIIDCSNSYEENSEIIETAIRKQAPDGILASVERLAFSTYYVCRRMGIQIPQDLKVVSFSSLEIAGLLHPPLSVVRQPAVLIGEKAAATLLKQLSGESLAEEEKFVMMRSDLVVRNSSQA, encoded by the coding sequence ATGGCAAAGATTGATATTATCCAATTGGCAAAAGTGCTGAACTTGTCGAAGTCCACGGTTTCTCGTGCGTTTCGGGATAGTAGTGATATCAATCCGAAGACGAAAGAGCGTATCTTGAAGGTTGCGAAGGAACTCAATTACCAACCGAATCATTATGCGAGCAATCTGCGCGAACAAAAGAGCAAGACTATTGCCATTGTTCTGCCAGAACTAGCCAACAACTACTTCACTCAGATTATTCAGGGCGCCGAAAAGGAAGCTAAAAAACACGGATATCATATCTTGATCTTTGTTACCGATGATGATATCGCAAAAGAACGCGATTTCATCCGTAGTCTTGCGAGTGGGCGTGTTGATGGCGTCATTATGTCGGCATCGGGTGAGTCGACGGATCACAGTTATTTGGAGAGCATCAATTATGAGCATCTTCCGATTGTGCTGTTCGACCGTATCTATGATGATATAGACTTGCCAAAAATTGTTACAGACGATTACCATAGTAGCTTTATGGCAACAGAGCATCTTATCCAAAACGGCTGCCAACGTATTGCTTATCTGGTTATCAATAAGGAATTATCGATTGGTAAAACCCGTATGCAGGGCTATGAAGATGCGTTGAAGAAATATAAGATTCCTATGCGGAAGCGCTTGATTATTGACTGTTCAAATTCCTATGAGGAAAACAGCGAGATTATTGAGACAGCTATTCGCAAGCAAGCACCAGACGGGATCCTCGCTTCGGTAGAGCGATTAGCATTTTCAACCTACTATGTGTGTCGACGCATGGGCATACAAATTCCGCAAGACCTAAAGGTCGTATCCTTTTCTAGCCTGGAAATAGCAGGGCTGTTGCATCCTCCGCTATCAGTTGTGCGCCAACCGGCGGTACTAATCGGGGAGAAGGCTGCCGCAACCTTATTGAAGCAGCTTTCAGGAGAATCATTAGCGGAAGAGGAAAAGTTTGTAATGATGCGTTCGGATTTAGTGGTCCGAAATTCTTCACAAGCTTAA
- a CDS encoding alpha/beta hydrolase — MKETFRSIEQSNPSYGIRNLHFVTIKSPQLGTRGDICIYIPENCPMDAPVVILLHGVYGSAWSWPLSSGVHEQVDQAIKEGIIKPLILVMPSDGLWGDGSGYVKHQEQDFEKWIVEDVIAVARQLAPDQISQASKFFIAGLSMGGYGAMRIGARHPDVFTSFAGLSSITRIAEFAHFVEEDLSSYQMDTELSLIDSLIANQERLPYFRFDCGKDDLLLAYNRKLHSKLLEANIPHDYEEFEGGHSWDYWKNNIMKTILFFNLRF; from the coding sequence ATGAAAGAAACATTCAGATCCATAGAGCAATCGAATCCCAGTTACGGTATCCGGAATTTACACTTTGTAACCATTAAGTCGCCACAGTTGGGGACACGTGGGGATATTTGCATCTATATACCAGAAAATTGCCCTATGGATGCCCCGGTAGTGATTTTGTTGCATGGTGTTTATGGAAGTGCCTGGAGCTGGCCGCTATCCTCGGGCGTTCATGAGCAGGTCGATCAAGCAATAAAAGAGGGCATAATCAAGCCACTGATTCTTGTGATGCCCTCTGACGGGCTTTGGGGCGACGGTTCCGGCTATGTAAAACATCAGGAGCAGGATTTTGAAAAGTGGATTGTGGAGGATGTCATCGCAGTTGCTCGGCAGCTAGCCCCAGATCAGATCAGTCAGGCTTCCAAATTCTTTATTGCAGGGCTTTCTATGGGCGGCTATGGCGCCATGAGAATTGGCGCGCGACATCCGGATGTTTTCACATCGTTCGCCGGCCTTTCGTCCATTACCAGAATTGCTGAGTTTGCACATTTCGTAGAAGAAGATCTTAGCAGTTACCAAATGGATACAGAACTATCCTTGATAGATAGTTTAATAGCTAACCAAGAACGATTGCCTTACTTCCGATTCGATTGTGGAAAAGATGATCTACTCCTTGCATACAACCGAAAACTACACTCTAAGCTATTAGAAGCCAATATTCCCCACGATTATGAAGAGTTTGAAGGTGGGCACAGCTGGGACTATTGGAAAAATAATATTATGAAAACGATATTATTTTTTAATTTACGTTTCTAG
- a CDS encoding RagB/SusD family nutrient uptake outer membrane protein: MKIYKYILLSFLGVGSLTSCEKYLDHAPDMRTKIDNVEKVAQLVGSAYPRYNYLAMAESYSDNVIDKGAAIGHIDDPYVSYYMWEDVEGSGNNTPTQYWNGVYEGIAAANQALEAIADNNFGAEANAYKGEALVARAYGHFMLSIFFAQPYNIAGDNSSPGIPYVDAPEKVALKSYDRETVKDTYDKIRKDLEEGLPLLQGGKWKVPKYHFTSAAANAFAARFYMFTGEWDKAIAAANNVFPGGDYAGKIRPITTTIQNYSLAQQLIELTKADKDYNLLLRETYSVYQRTNSSIYSRFGYGQRKYNEMFNTPVFTGTTMHSRGISYNSGQHYSVYMYNEYFYYTNVQAGIGYPYIMQPLLTADEALINRAEAYVQKGDFGKALADINQFLSTRVQNFAIGTHGLTVEKATTSYGIDDPKKAITEAILRIKQRAFMSEGVRWMDIVRHKLPVTHVVIAPDDTESEIVLEPNDLRRVFQIPSEAQLAGVELNPR; this comes from the coding sequence ATGAAAATTTATAAATATATTCTATTAAGTTTCCTAGGGGTTGGTTCACTAACTTCTTGTGAAAAATATTTAGATCATGCCCCTGATATGCGAACTAAGATCGATAATGTCGAAAAAGTAGCGCAGTTGGTAGGCTCTGCATATCCGAGATATAACTATCTAGCGATGGCAGAATCATATTCTGATAATGTCATCGACAAGGGGGCAGCGATTGGTCATATTGATGATCCTTATGTTTCCTATTACATGTGGGAAGATGTCGAGGGCAGTGGAAACAATACCCCAACACAATATTGGAATGGCGTATATGAAGGGATAGCAGCTGCAAACCAAGCTTTGGAGGCAATTGCAGACAATAATTTCGGAGCGGAAGCAAACGCGTACAAAGGCGAAGCCTTAGTCGCGAGAGCTTATGGGCATTTTATGCTTTCAATTTTCTTCGCGCAACCTTATAATATTGCAGGCGATAATTCTTCCCCGGGTATTCCGTATGTCGATGCGCCCGAAAAAGTCGCTTTAAAATCCTATGATAGAGAAACGGTAAAGGATACCTACGACAAAATCAGAAAAGATCTTGAAGAAGGTCTTCCATTATTACAAGGCGGTAAATGGAAAGTTCCAAAATACCATTTTACATCTGCTGCAGCCAACGCTTTCGCTGCCCGCTTTTATATGTTTACGGGCGAATGGGATAAGGCAATTGCTGCTGCAAATAATGTGTTCCCTGGCGGAGACTATGCTGGAAAAATTAGACCGATCACAACGACAATTCAGAATTATAGCCTAGCGCAACAATTGATTGAGTTGACCAAAGCAGATAAAGATTATAATCTCTTATTGCGGGAGACTTACTCAGTTTATCAAAGAACTAACTCGTCTATTTATTCGAGATTCGGTTATGGGCAGCGAAAATATAATGAGATGTTCAACACACCTGTATTTACAGGAACAACTATGCATTCGAGAGGGATTAGTTATAACTCTGGGCAGCATTACTCGGTGTATATGTACAATGAATATTTCTACTACACGAACGTACAAGCTGGAATCGGCTATCCTTATATTATGCAACCCTTGCTTACTGCAGATGAAGCATTAATCAATCGCGCGGAAGCGTATGTGCAAAAAGGCGATTTTGGAAAAGCATTAGCAGACATTAACCAATTTTTAAGCACAAGAGTTCAAAACTTTGCTATCGGTACGCATGGATTGACCGTGGAGAAAGCTACCACTTCTTATGGGATAGACGATCCGAAAAAAGCAATAACTGAGGCGATTTTGAGAATCAAGCAAAGAGCATTTATGTCAGAAGGTGTTCGTTGGATGGATATCGTTAGACATAAACTTCCGGTAACTCATGTAGTAATTGCTCCTGATGACACCGAATCTGAAATTGTTCTTGAACCAAATGATTTAAGAAGAGTATTCCAAATTCCTAGTGAAGCACAATTAGCTGGTGTTGAACTTAACCCAAGGTAA
- a CDS encoding AraC family transcriptional regulator produces MQKAKPEILQNGLQESFLIRTFGHEAFLAPYHYHPEYELTYIIRGKGKRYVGNRLDDFGDGDFVLIGPNQPHCWKLDQPDTKASAVVIQFTHDFLGADFFEKPEFSPINALLKESQAGLSFPQPKEMTKYILRLRKSEGVERILHLLELLKLLTEQNYKAIDIGALENNSDSNTDSNRINVIMAYIVENFKNDISLDDVANVANLTPNAFCKYFKKLTRKTFVEMLVQYRMNYAVQQLLHTDDPISAIALASGFNDMSYFYKTFRSKMGMSPLAYRKEFME; encoded by the coding sequence ATGCAAAAAGCAAAGCCCGAGATATTACAGAACGGTCTGCAGGAGTCATTCTTGATTCGGACCTTTGGCCACGAGGCATTTTTGGCGCCCTATCACTATCATCCGGAATACGAGCTTACTTATATTATCCGCGGCAAAGGTAAGCGCTATGTCGGCAACCGCCTGGACGATTTCGGCGATGGCGATTTCGTATTGATTGGTCCTAATCAGCCTCATTGCTGGAAATTGGATCAGCCCGATACGAAAGCATCTGCGGTTGTCATCCAGTTTACGCATGATTTCCTGGGTGCTGACTTTTTCGAAAAACCGGAATTTTCCCCAATTAATGCACTGTTGAAAGAGAGCCAGGCGGGGCTCAGCTTTCCCCAACCCAAGGAAATGACCAAATATATCCTTCGCCTTCGTAAGTCGGAAGGGGTAGAAAGGATCCTTCATTTGCTGGAATTACTGAAATTGCTTACCGAACAAAATTATAAAGCTATCGATATCGGAGCGTTGGAAAACAACAGTGATAGTAATACGGATAGCAATCGGATCAATGTGATCATGGCCTATATTGTCGAGAACTTTAAGAACGATATTAGCTTAGACGATGTGGCTAATGTGGCGAATCTGACACCGAATGCCTTCTGTAAATATTTTAAGAAGCTGACGCGAAAGACCTTTGTGGAGATGTTGGTGCAATATCGGATGAACTATGCTGTTCAACAGCTATTGCACACCGACGATCCAATTAGTGCCATCGCTTTAGCATCCGGTTTTAATGATATGTCTTATTTCTACAAAACTTTCCGATCGAAGATGGGAATGAGCCCTCTTGCCTATCGGAAAGAATTTATGGAATAA
- a CDS encoding substrate import-associated zinc metallohydrolase lipoprotein produces the protein MKRLFNCILALTLGLGISSCSKDENLDVDLTKYNYDTFEKLPIDDYINTNLTVPYNIEVVYRFDRSQTDINKNISPPKIEQVQPAVDMVINGFLKVFEKVAGPTFIKTYTPKQFVLFGSHAYNSNGSVTLGTADGGRRVVLYDINNVNPNSPTDIKRRLRTIHHEFTHIVNQIVAIPPSFREVTTDHVADWTAAANTDAEALRLGFISQYSRSNFGEDFAETVAHLLIEGQAYYNQRIAASSEDGAKKLRAKQTIVEDYYKQFFDIDFKELQYEVYLMLNQTYGDQSQAFLTNLKNNRVASINFNLDSGTEYTLYGKSVAFDAVWKEVKAKLPTISNNAGRQAVSFNLVFLNENKVQLQAAYKNAAGSNLAAWYDFTMTYNTDGTIKLKYVDEGLTDTEYKNGRIVIEGWRALITYLETNTFKPDWVSPTIVGYNNSMKFAGFYVAGDETNYLYGPVTLK, from the coding sequence ATGAAAAGATTATTCAACTGCATATTAGCACTAACCTTAGGGTTAGGAATATCATCTTGTAGTAAGGATGAAAACTTAGATGTCGATTTGACTAAATATAACTATGACACATTTGAGAAACTTCCAATAGATGATTATATAAATACCAACTTAACGGTTCCTTATAACATTGAAGTGGTATACCGTTTTGACAGAAGTCAAACTGATATCAATAAAAACATATCGCCTCCGAAAATCGAACAAGTTCAACCGGCTGTTGATATGGTGATAAACGGCTTCTTAAAAGTATTTGAAAAGGTCGCAGGCCCAACGTTTATTAAAACTTACACGCCTAAACAATTTGTATTGTTTGGTTCGCACGCTTATAACTCCAATGGGTCGGTGACATTAGGAACCGCAGATGGTGGACGCAGAGTTGTACTTTATGATATCAATAATGTCAATCCTAACAGTCCGACTGATATTAAGCGTCGCTTAAGAACGATTCATCATGAATTTACGCACATCGTCAATCAAATCGTTGCAATTCCTCCCTCCTTTAGAGAGGTAACCACCGACCATGTTGCTGACTGGACCGCAGCTGCAAATACGGACGCGGAGGCGTTGCGCCTAGGATTTATTTCTCAATATTCGAGAAGTAATTTTGGCGAAGATTTCGCAGAAACCGTAGCCCATCTTTTAATCGAAGGTCAAGCGTACTATAATCAACGTATTGCAGCCTCTTCTGAAGATGGTGCAAAGAAGCTAAGAGCAAAGCAAACCATCGTTGAAGACTACTACAAACAGTTCTTTGATATTGATTTTAAAGAATTACAGTACGAAGTTTATTTGATGTTAAACCAGACTTATGGTGACCAAAGTCAGGCGTTTTTGACGAACTTGAAGAACAACCGTGTTGCTTCAATTAACTTCAACTTGGATTCAGGAACTGAATACACCTTGTACGGTAAATCGGTAGCATTTGACGCCGTTTGGAAAGAAGTTAAAGCGAAATTACCTACGATTTCAAACAACGCAGGTCGTCAGGCGGTATCTTTCAACTTAGTTTTCTTAAATGAAAACAAAGTTCAATTGCAGGCTGCGTATAAAAATGCTGCAGGATCTAATCTTGCGGCATGGTATGATTTCACGATGACATACAATACTGATGGCACAATCAAACTCAAATATGTAGATGAAGGGCTGACTGATACAGAATATAAAAATGGCCGAATTGTAATCGAAGGTTGGAGGGCGTTAATTACGTATTTAGAAACAAATACGTTCAAACCTGATTGGGTGTCTCCAACGATTGTAGGTTATAATAACTCCATGAAATTCGCTGGATTCTATGTTGCTGGCGATGAAACAAATTATTTATATGGTCCAGTTACCTTAAAATAA
- a CDS encoding MFS transporter — protein sequence MQQTSKRSKPRLTRAQIFNMSFGFFGIQFGFALQTGNASRILQTFGADVEHLSLFWLVAPLSGMLIQPIIGYFSDKTWTRLGRRRPFFLGGALVAAAALALMPNASVLTLLIPPLLIGAGMLMIMDVAFNVSMEPFRALVADNLPKEQHGYGYAVQTFLIGAGAIIGSFLPYVLSEYLGVSKVAEQGHVPDNVIWSFYAGAIVLVLSLLWTVVTTKEYSAEELRSFDEHADDEEQHAHSFGSIFKDFKNMPTAMKQLGLVQFFSWFALFSMWVFTTPAIAQHIYHLPASDTSSAAYADAGNLTGVLFGVYNLVATIFALILPKLYQAIGKKKTHMLALGVSGIGLISILFIQDPNLLYIPMIAVGIAWASILATPYSILSGVVPAKKMGLYMGLFNFFITLPQLVNGVLGTILVKHVFQHQAVYCLTMAGVFMLLAAASTMTVKAD from the coding sequence ATGCAACAGACTTCAAAACGATCAAAGCCTAGGCTTACCCGTGCTCAGATTTTCAACATGAGCTTTGGGTTTTTCGGTATACAATTTGGCTTTGCCCTGCAGACAGGAAACGCCTCCCGCATACTTCAAACCTTCGGTGCCGATGTGGAACATTTATCGCTTTTTTGGTTAGTTGCCCCGCTTTCAGGGATGCTCATTCAGCCGATTATCGGTTATTTCTCAGATAAGACATGGACCAGATTGGGAAGACGCAGGCCCTTTTTTCTAGGCGGAGCGCTGGTGGCAGCGGCAGCACTTGCCCTGATGCCCAATGCTTCCGTCCTGACCTTACTGATTCCGCCATTACTTATCGGCGCCGGAATGCTAATGATCATGGATGTTGCATTTAACGTTTCGATGGAGCCATTCCGGGCTTTAGTTGCTGACAACCTGCCCAAGGAACAACATGGCTATGGCTATGCGGTGCAGACCTTCTTAATTGGAGCCGGTGCAATTATAGGGTCATTCCTGCCTTATGTACTTTCCGAATATCTTGGCGTCTCGAAAGTCGCAGAACAGGGACATGTGCCCGACAATGTTATCTGGTCGTTCTATGCCGGAGCCATCGTATTGGTCCTCTCCTTGTTATGGACAGTTGTCACGACGAAGGAATACTCTGCGGAAGAACTGCGTTCGTTTGACGAGCATGCTGATGATGAGGAACAGCATGCACATAGCTTTGGCTCTATATTTAAAGACTTTAAGAATATGCCAACGGCGATGAAGCAACTGGGCTTAGTGCAGTTCTTCTCTTGGTTTGCCTTGTTTTCTATGTGGGTATTTACCACACCAGCGATAGCACAACATATTTACCATCTGCCTGCGTCTGATACCTCGTCCGCAGCGTATGCCGATGCCGGAAATTTAACTGGGGTGCTGTTCGGGGTGTACAATTTGGTGGCGACGATATTCGCCCTTATCCTACCCAAACTCTATCAGGCTATCGGGAAAAAGAAAACGCATATGCTGGCTTTAGGCGTCTCAGGAATTGGCCTTATATCGATTCTATTTATACAAGACCCCAACTTATTGTATATCCCAATGATTGCGGTTGGCATTGCTTGGGCAAGTATATTGGCTACGCCATATTCCATCCTATCGGGCGTTGTGCCGGCAAAAAAGATGGGCCTGTATATGGGTTTATTCAATTTCTTTATCACCTTGCCTCAATTGGTCAATGGAGTACTCGGGACCATATTGGTGAAGCATGTATTTCAACATCAGGCGGTGTATTGTTTAACGATGGCGGGAGTTTTTATGCTTCTTGCGGCAGCCTCGACGATGACCGTCAAAGCAGACTAA
- a CDS encoding alpha/beta hydrolase translates to MKKFVTLTLLTVFAFSLFAQDAKLTIRVIAPATTPAQDSVLPIGNQGIWGFWIYPKSKALKPKGNNVWEDTYSLPVNSPIEFKITRGSYYKEALYNGNGHSAQPVKFTLTKDTTITLSPSNWNDIYQRSIVGSVRYHHNYSSSYLRNIRNIVVWIPPSYEKDSNKRYPVLYAHDGQNLFDHTNLSGSEWRMDEIADSLMRKGEIEEFIIVGMANTKDRWTEYNGTPEGDNYLRFISTELKPFIDKTYRTKTDREHTAIIGSSMGGLISFYALYKYPQIFSKAACLSSGFYFDDGNIMEQIRNDLAPFQHSKIYLDCGGKDLDYDFLASNRIVRDILTKDKHINLRYEEFPDDPHNEIAWSKRLHIPYKFLFPKK, encoded by the coding sequence ATGAAGAAATTTGTCACACTGACCCTCTTGACTGTCTTCGCTTTTTCGCTTTTTGCGCAGGACGCCAAATTAACGATTCGTGTGATCGCCCCTGCGACCACACCCGCTCAGGATTCTGTTCTGCCAATTGGCAATCAAGGCATTTGGGGATTTTGGATTTATCCGAAGAGCAAAGCGCTAAAACCTAAAGGAAACAATGTATGGGAGGATACCTACAGTCTACCTGTAAACAGCCCTATTGAATTTAAGATAACGCGAGGATCTTACTATAAGGAAGCGCTCTACAATGGAAACGGACATAGCGCACAACCTGTCAAATTCACTTTGACGAAGGATACAACAATCACCCTCAGCCCAAGCAATTGGAACGATATCTATCAGCGAAGTATCGTGGGCAGCGTGCGCTATCATCATAATTACTCGAGCAGTTATCTTCGCAACATCCGCAATATTGTCGTATGGATTCCTCCGAGCTATGAGAAAGACTCAAATAAGCGATACCCGGTTCTATATGCCCATGATGGACAGAACCTTTTCGATCATACTAATTTGAGCGGAAGCGAATGGCGTATGGACGAAATAGCCGATAGTCTGATGCGTAAGGGAGAAATTGAGGAGTTCATCATCGTCGGCATGGCGAACACTAAAGATCGTTGGACTGAATATAACGGAACGCCCGAAGGTGATAATTACCTTCGGTTTATCAGTACCGAACTGAAACCTTTTATCGACAAAACCTACAGAACAAAGACCGACAGAGAGCATACAGCGATTATTGGTTCTTCTATGGGTGGTTTAATCTCCTTTTATGCCCTCTACAAATATCCACAGATCTTCTCCAAAGCCGCTTGCTTATCCAGCGGGTTTTATTTCGACGATGGGAATATCATGGAGCAGATCAGAAACGATCTAGCTCCGTTCCAACATAGCAAAATCTACTTGGATTGCGGAGGCAAAGACCTCGACTATGATTTCCTCGCCAGCAACCGAATAGTGAGAGACATTTTAACGAAGGACAAACATATCAATCTGCGGTATGAAGAGTTCCCGGACGACCCGCACAATGAAATTGCTTGGTCAAAAAGATTACACATACCCTATAAATTCCTATTTCCAAAAAAATGA